In Brevibacillus brevis, a genomic segment contains:
- a CDS encoding MFS transporter — protein MSQLGTAASAVPEKVTKARWIYIGLPLLILFTVSMIDKSNINVLLANKPFLQDLGIKDGAIKGSLSSIFLITYAIGQFGWGFVVDRIGAFKSGLIGIFFWVVAMVLGGLAESVSALFWSRSILGLSEGVLYPIALTLTAKWFPGNEQAKAQALWFNGNSLGPVIGLPIIAMVAQNYGWRESYHALGAVSLLCFILFWVMVRNNPGSHYAVSAAEKKFIESGAETGKKELANTSEVKAVLKNPIFWVLVAVYGCISIGFYGISTFLPSYLTEAKQIPFVQSAVINAAGYGLAILVQMGSGFWSDRLMKRAVFVGGASALIILFMLLAMFTSSAVGAQVLTIMLISVLLMPAALTMTMLHKVASPQVMGRIGGIFGCISYVLAAIGPMVVGAVSQLSGSYTGGFLVLLGFIVVSLVLCLVLMRKGY, from the coding sequence TTGAGCCAACTGGGGACAGCAGCGAGCGCAGTGCCTGAAAAAGTGACGAAGGCGAGATGGATCTACATCGGATTGCCTTTGCTCATTTTATTCACCGTTTCCATGATCGACAAGTCAAACATCAACGTCCTGCTGGCGAACAAACCGTTTCTGCAGGATTTGGGGATCAAGGATGGCGCGATCAAGGGTTCCTTGAGCAGCATTTTCCTGATCACCTACGCCATTGGACAGTTTGGCTGGGGGTTTGTCGTTGACCGGATCGGCGCGTTTAAAAGCGGTCTTATCGGTATTTTCTTCTGGGTCGTCGCGATGGTATTGGGTGGATTGGCTGAATCGGTGTCTGCCCTGTTCTGGTCCCGCTCCATTCTCGGTTTGAGCGAAGGCGTGCTGTATCCGATCGCGCTGACGTTGACGGCGAAGTGGTTCCCCGGCAATGAGCAGGCGAAAGCGCAGGCGCTGTGGTTCAACGGCAACTCGCTCGGGCCGGTAATCGGTCTGCCGATTATCGCCATGGTGGCTCAAAACTATGGCTGGAGAGAAAGCTACCATGCGCTGGGTGCGGTTTCTCTCCTCTGTTTCATCTTGTTTTGGGTGATGGTCCGAAATAACCCCGGCTCTCACTACGCGGTAAGCGCCGCCGAAAAAAAATTCATCGAATCGGGCGCAGAAACCGGCAAAAAAGAGCTCGCCAATACGAGCGAAGTCAAAGCGGTATTGAAGAACCCGATCTTCTGGGTGCTGGTCGCGGTGTACGGCTGTATTTCCATCGGCTTCTACGGAATCTCCACATTTCTGCCGAGCTATTTGACGGAAGCCAAGCAAATCCCGTTTGTTCAATCCGCGGTAATCAACGCGGCGGGCTACGGACTGGCGATCCTGGTGCAGATGGGTTCCGGTTTCTGGTCGGACAGGCTCATGAAGCGCGCGGTGTTCGTTGGCGGAGCGAGTGCACTGATCATCCTTTTCATGCTCCTGGCGATGTTCACGTCCAGCGCGGTTGGCGCCCAGGTCTTGACCATTATGCTCATCAGCGTGCTCCTGATGCCGGCGGCTTTGACCATGACCATGCTGCACAAGGTGGCGTCTCCTCAGGTGATGGGACGCATTGGCGGTATTTTCGGCTGTATTTCGTACGTGTTGGCTGCGATCGGGCCGATGGTCGTAGGAGCAGTCAGTCAGCTTAGCGGGTCGTATACCGGAGGCTTCCTGGTGCTCCTCGGCTTTATCGTCGTCTCGCTGGTGCTCTGTCTGGTTTTGATGCGAAAAGGGTACTGA
- a CDS encoding LysR substrate-binding domain-containing protein, with protein sequence MDLLQLRYFQVVARLEHMTRAAEELHISQPSLSKMISRLEKHLGVPLFDRHGKQIRLNRFGQAFLKRVERVFSELEEGQHELADLTGLERGQVFLAAATGRLLPELLSSFLRRHPHVNVKLLQGTTQECQNLLERGEVDLAITHPLIEEVRVQSVPLLTENMFLAVPPNHRLASQKQVSLQEAAEETFISLTKTYELTETTTNMCRQAGFTPNIAFECNDAEVILRMVHNGLGVALVPEHWWTYPDHWHTHASEKRDTPVYLPIVDHYSKRVVGLSWIKGRYLTMAARELRDFTIRYFEEQNRDVM encoded by the coding sequence ATGGATCTGCTTCAACTGCGATACTTTCAGGTCGTCGCTCGCCTGGAACATATGACCCGGGCTGCCGAAGAGCTGCATATCTCCCAGCCTTCCTTGAGCAAAATGATCAGCCGGCTGGAAAAGCATTTGGGAGTCCCGCTCTTTGACCGCCACGGCAAGCAAATCCGTCTCAACCGTTTTGGCCAGGCTTTTCTCAAGCGCGTCGAACGTGTTTTTTCCGAGCTGGAGGAAGGCCAGCACGAGCTCGCCGACCTCACCGGCTTGGAGCGGGGGCAAGTATTCCTGGCAGCAGCGACGGGCCGATTGCTGCCTGAGCTGCTCAGCTCCTTTCTCAGGCGGCATCCTCACGTCAACGTCAAGCTGCTGCAAGGCACGACCCAAGAATGTCAAAACCTGTTGGAACGGGGAGAGGTCGACCTCGCCATCACCCATCCGCTGATTGAGGAAGTGCGCGTCCAGAGCGTCCCTTTGCTGACCGAGAACATGTTTCTCGCCGTGCCCCCCAATCACCGTCTGGCAAGCCAAAAGCAAGTATCGCTTCAGGAGGCGGCGGAAGAGACGTTCATCAGCTTGACCAAAACATACGAGCTGACGGAAACGACCACCAACATGTGCCGGCAAGCCGGATTTACACCGAACATCGCCTTTGAGTGCAACGACGCCGAAGTGATTCTGCGGATGGTTCACAATGGCCTCGGTGTCGCGCTCGTCCCCGAGCATTGGTGGACGTACCCAGATCACTGGCATACCCATGCGTCCGAAAAAAGGGATACCCCTGTCTATTTGCCAATCGTCGATCACTACTCCAAACGGGTCGTAGGTCTATCCTGGATCAAAGGCCGCTACCTCACCATGGCTGCCCGCGAATTGCGGGATTTCACCATCCGGTACTTCGAAGAGCAAAACAGAGATGTCATGTAA
- a CDS encoding nitroreductase family protein yields MSDFSTLVKARRSAAKFIPGVEMAASELDEILALVKFAPSAFNLQHARYVIVNDDETKLRVYEAAQKQYKVKTASAVILVLGDKEAHLQAGKINEGLLQLGVIDQREYDYTVSSIQSFYENGGDMLKRDEAIRNASLSAMLFMLAAKEKGWDTCPMIGFDPEEIRRILDIPERFVPALMIAIGKEDLSGQRPRGYRKPVGEFVSYNRFQQK; encoded by the coding sequence ATGAGTGATTTTTCTACCCTGGTAAAAGCAAGGCGTTCCGCCGCCAAATTCATTCCCGGTGTGGAGATGGCAGCAAGCGAGCTTGACGAGATTCTCGCGCTTGTGAAGTTTGCTCCATCCGCTTTCAACCTGCAGCACGCCCGCTATGTGATCGTAAATGATGACGAGACGAAACTCAGAGTATACGAGGCTGCCCAGAAGCAATATAAAGTCAAAACCGCTTCCGCTGTCATCCTCGTGCTCGGCGACAAGGAAGCGCACTTGCAGGCGGGAAAAATCAACGAGGGACTTCTCCAGCTGGGCGTCATCGATCAAAGGGAATACGATTATACCGTCTCCTCGATTCAGTCGTTTTACGAGAACGGCGGAGACATGCTGAAACGGGATGAGGCGATTCGCAATGCGAGCCTTTCCGCGATGCTGTTCATGCTGGCGGCAAAAGAGAAGGGCTGGGATACATGCCCGATGATTGGCTTCGATCCCGAAGAGATTCGCCGGATACTGGATATTCCCGAGCGGTTTGTGCCGGCCTTGATGATCGCGATCGGCAAAGAAGACCTGTCGGGCCAGCGTCCTCGAGGCTACCGCAAGCCCGTCGGAGAGTTTGTCAGCTACAACCGATTTCAACAAAAGTGA
- a CDS encoding xanthine dehydrogenase family protein subunit M, with amino-acid sequence MKPAAFEYLRPSSLQEALQFLSERGEDAKIISGGQSLIPVLNMRLSTPKYLIDIGRVEDLSYIREEDGYLVIGALTRHRDVECSPLVKERCPLLAEAVRWIGHPQIRQRGTIGGSIAHADPSAELPCVIAALRGEIVIAHADGEETVSPDEFFLTYLLTSLQPDQMVKELRFPIMPETSGYEFTELSRRHGDFALVEIAAVVDLDEAGEISLARLAAGGANPVPCVLTDAEEFLIGKRPDEEVLEEASVLASEQVEPDGDLHGSVEYRRSLVKTLTKRALQTAIKRAGGAAR; translated from the coding sequence ATGAAACCAGCCGCCTTTGAATATTTGCGCCCGTCGAGTTTGCAGGAAGCGCTTCAATTTCTCTCCGAACGGGGGGAGGATGCGAAGATCATTTCCGGAGGACAAAGCCTGATTCCCGTATTGAACATGCGGCTCTCGACGCCGAAGTACCTGATTGATATCGGCCGAGTGGAGGATCTCTCCTACATTCGCGAGGAGGACGGTTACCTCGTGATCGGCGCGTTGACCAGGCACCGCGATGTGGAATGCTCGCCCTTGGTGAAAGAGCGCTGCCCGCTGTTGGCCGAGGCCGTCCGCTGGATCGGGCATCCGCAGATTCGCCAGAGAGGGACCATCGGCGGGAGCATCGCCCACGCCGATCCGTCGGCCGAGCTCCCCTGCGTCATCGCCGCTCTGCGGGGAGAGATCGTCATCGCGCATGCAGACGGCGAAGAAACGGTGTCGCCGGACGAGTTTTTCCTGACCTATTTGCTGACCTCCTTGCAGCCGGACCAGATGGTAAAGGAGCTGCGCTTTCCGATTATGCCGGAGACGAGCGGGTACGAATTTACCGAGCTGTCCCGCCGCCACGGCGATTTTGCCCTGGTGGAGATCGCGGCGGTGGTTGATCTGGATGAAGCAGGCGAAATTTCGTTGGCCAGACTGGCTGCCGGCGGTGCAAACCCGGTGCCTTGCGTACTCACCGACGCGGAAGAGTTTTTGATTGGCAAGCGGCCTGACGAAGAAGTGCTGGAGGAGGCAAGCGTGCTGGCGAGCGAGCAGGTGGAGCCGGACGGCGACTTGCACGGCTCGGTGGAATACAGACGTTCGTTGGTGAAGACATTGACCAAACGAGCGTTGCAAACGGCAATCAAACGGGCGGGAGGGGCAGCGAGATGA
- a CDS encoding alpha/beta hydrolase, producing MKHVFRKGTDLKAPTLLLLHGTGGDENDLLPLASRLYPGASVLSVRGNVLENGMPRFFRRLAEGVFDEEDLIFRTKELNDFLDQAALEYQFDRDHVVAVGYSNGANIAGSLLFHYQDALSGAILYHPMVPRRGIPLPDLSRVPIFISAGKNDPICSPQETEELVRLFEGAQAPVQVHWTSFGHQLTGAEVDASAGWLRKAFDLD from the coding sequence ATGAAGCATGTATTTCGCAAAGGAACCGATCTGAAGGCGCCTACCTTGCTGCTCCTGCACGGCACAGGCGGAGACGAAAACGATCTGCTGCCATTGGCTTCGCGCTTGTACCCAGGCGCTTCCGTGCTCAGCGTTCGGGGCAACGTACTGGAAAACGGCATGCCGCGCTTTTTCAGACGGCTGGCGGAAGGGGTATTTGACGAGGAAGACCTCATCTTCCGCACGAAAGAACTCAATGATTTTCTGGATCAGGCGGCTCTCGAATACCAGTTTGACCGTGATCATGTGGTAGCGGTCGGTTATTCCAACGGAGCGAACATCGCCGGGAGTCTGCTGTTCCATTACCAGGATGCGCTGAGCGGGGCGATTCTCTATCATCCGATGGTGCCGCGCAGGGGAATTCCGCTCCCGGATCTGTCCCGCGTGCCGATTTTCATCAGCGCTGGCAAGAACGACCCGATCTGCTCTCCGCAAGAGACGGAGGAGCTCGTCCGTCTGTTTGAAGGAGCACAAGCACCGGTGCAGGTCCATTGGACTTCCTTTGGCCATCAGCTCACCGGAGCGGAAGTGGATGCCTCAGCCGGATGGCTCCGAAAGGCGTTCGATCTGGACTGA
- a CDS encoding XdhC family protein produces the protein MSRLQEFRDVMDQIKTAWREGQKTALLMLMNVQGSAYRLPGTKVMMAEDGRIYGTISGGCLESDLFGWAEKAMQSGEPRLQRYDLSESEVWSLGIGCKGSLEVGILPVDPHDRFWRQVDEALQREESLALLLEIVDGARVLLKQDGSVAGDVEQLPEAVLRHAKERFSRQTRAEVFTFGGRRFLIDAAKPSERLVVAGAGLDARPVVELASRMGFSVTVLDPRSGFNNPEAFPAAVRHLVQSPSEADPAELPGSWWVIMNHHLERDQQSLDLALRSSPRFIGVLGPLSRTEEMLSGINRSLTSGPIHAPIGLDLGAETMDEVAMSIVSQLMAARNSRDALPLHGKSKIHA, from the coding sequence ATGTCACGTTTGCAGGAGTTTCGGGACGTAATGGATCAGATCAAGACAGCTTGGCGGGAGGGTCAAAAGACCGCCTTGCTCATGCTCATGAATGTTCAGGGATCGGCGTACAGGCTGCCAGGCACGAAGGTCATGATGGCGGAGGATGGCCGCATCTATGGAACGATCAGCGGGGGCTGTCTGGAGAGCGATTTGTTTGGCTGGGCGGAAAAAGCGATGCAGTCAGGTGAGCCGCGCCTCCAACGTTATGACCTGAGCGAAAGCGAAGTGTGGAGCCTGGGCATCGGCTGCAAGGGCTCGCTGGAGGTCGGCATCCTGCCTGTGGATCCCCACGATCGCTTTTGGCGACAGGTAGACGAAGCTTTGCAGCGGGAAGAGAGCCTGGCGTTGCTTTTGGAAATCGTGGACGGGGCACGTGTGCTGCTCAAGCAGGACGGTTCTGTCGCGGGTGACGTGGAGCAGCTGCCCGAGGCCGTTTTGCGCCATGCAAAAGAACGCTTTTCCCGCCAAACCCGCGCGGAAGTGTTCACGTTCGGCGGGCGGCGGTTCCTGATTGACGCCGCGAAGCCGAGCGAGCGGTTGGTAGTGGCCGGCGCGGGGCTGGATGCCCGGCCCGTCGTCGAGCTGGCTTCCCGAATGGGCTTTTCCGTCACGGTGCTGGACCCACGCAGCGGGTTCAACAATCCCGAGGCTTTTCCGGCCGCCGTTCGGCATCTCGTTCAGTCGCCGTCCGAGGCCGATCCAGCGGAGCTTCCGGGCAGCTGGTGGGTGATCATGAATCATCACTTGGAGCGCGATCAGCAATCGCTCGATTTGGCTTTGCGAAGCTCACCCAGGTTTATCGGGGTATTGGGCCCGCTGTCGCGGACGGAGGAGATGCTGTCCGGAATCAACCGCAGCCTGACCAGCGGGCCGATTCATGCGCCGATCGGGCTCGACCTCGGTGCCGAAACGATGGACGAGGTAGCCATGAGCATCGTCTCGCAGCTTATGGCGGCCAGAAACAGCAGGGATGCGCTGCCCCTGCACGGAAAGAGCAAAATCCATGCCTAG
- a CDS encoding nucleotidyltransferase family protein — protein MPRIGAIILAAGLSRRMGEAKQFLPVNGKPLFRHAVDRAIVNGLSPVLLIGGEHVERLRQLTGDEPRVEVLVNPSYATGMASSLRTGIEAAAGRVDAALVFLADQPYVPNEVVQALIRTYEENWKRGIRIVRPVYGEAAGHPVLFDASLFGELARVAGDRGGKEVVEKYKAQTQNVPFSCARWNLDIDTPEEYRQLQQAIRHRPE, from the coding sequence ATGCCTAGGATTGGAGCGATCATTTTGGCTGCCGGCCTGTCCAGGCGCATGGGAGAGGCCAAGCAGTTTTTGCCGGTGAACGGAAAGCCGCTATTTCGCCACGCGGTAGACAGGGCAATCGTCAATGGCCTGAGTCCGGTCCTGCTGATCGGCGGAGAGCACGTCGAGCGACTCAGACAGTTGACGGGTGACGAGCCGCGAGTGGAAGTGCTGGTCAACCCATCGTATGCGACGGGCATGGCGTCTTCCTTGCGAACGGGGATCGAAGCAGCAGCCGGGCGGGTGGATGCGGCGCTGGTGTTTTTGGCTGACCAGCCGTACGTGCCGAACGAAGTGGTGCAGGCGCTGATCCGGACGTACGAGGAGAACTGGAAGAGGGGGATTCGGATCGTTCGGCCTGTGTACGGGGAAGCAGCCGGCCATCCGGTTCTTTTTGACGCGTCTTTGTTCGGGGAGCTTGCACGCGTGGCAGGGGACCGGGGCGGCAAAGAAGTGGTCGAGAAATACAAGGCTCAGACGCAAAATGTCCCTTTCTCGTGCGCGAGGTGGAATCTCGACATCGATACGCCGGAAGAGTACCGGCAGCTGCAGCAGGCGATACGGCATCGTCCGGAATAA
- a CDS encoding carbon monoxide dehydrogenase subunit G, with translation MNLAGETTFKETVQNIWDALHNPEILKGAIPGCERLVLKENGEYDVVLKLGVAAVKGEYIGQVKLEDVEEGSHYILLAEGSGSPGHVKAKMDCKLVPTDKGCTLTWDCDAEVGGMIASVGGRVLGGIAKFMAGQFFKAIEKQVKSGGA, from the coding sequence ATGAATCTAGCGGGTGAGACCACCTTTAAAGAGACCGTTCAGAATATTTGGGATGCTCTGCATAATCCGGAAATACTGAAAGGCGCGATCCCGGGCTGCGAACGTCTGGTCCTGAAAGAAAACGGCGAGTACGACGTCGTGTTGAAGCTGGGAGTGGCTGCGGTAAAGGGAGAGTACATCGGCCAAGTGAAGCTGGAAGATGTCGAGGAAGGCTCCCATTACATTTTGCTTGCGGAAGGCAGCGGTTCTCCTGGACACGTGAAGGCGAAGATGGATTGCAAGCTGGTTCCGACCGACAAAGGCTGCACGCTGACGTGGGACTGCGACGCGGAAGTGGGCGGTATGATCGCCAGCGTAGGCGGACGCGTGCTGGGCGGGATTGCGAAGTTCATGGCCGGTCAGTTTTTCAAAGCGATCGAAAAACAAGTCAAGAGTGGGGGAGCGTAA
- a CDS encoding ring-cleaving dioxygenase: MKQQTTGIHHITAFSRNAQENVDFYAGLLGLRLVKKTINFDAPEVYHLYFGNEVGSPGTAMTFFPWSTSRKGRVGGGQVGYTTFLIPVGTLDFWADRLAKFNVPYTRVERFGETYLQFADQDGLQLELVEREGGQPSKWSFGGIPAENAIKGFGGAILYSVHPAKTMEVLQTVMGLEKIGEEGGLVRFRATGDLGNIIDVNAEPMPRGAGGAGTVHHIAWRAKDDQDHRKWREHVQANGLQPTDIVDRQYFNAVYFREYGEILFEIATDPPGFEKDEPFETLGEKLMLPEWYEPYRQQIEQGLMPIEVRVLKGDE, translated from the coding sequence ATGAAACAGCAAACGACAGGAATCCATCATATTACGGCTTTTTCCAGAAACGCGCAGGAGAACGTAGACTTTTACGCAGGCTTGCTCGGCTTGCGGCTCGTCAAAAAGACCATTAACTTCGATGCGCCGGAAGTCTACCATCTTTATTTCGGCAATGAGGTGGGGAGTCCGGGAACGGCGATGACGTTCTTCCCGTGGTCGACTTCTCGCAAAGGCCGTGTGGGCGGCGGGCAGGTCGGGTATACGACCTTCCTGATTCCAGTTGGCACACTCGATTTTTGGGCGGATCGACTGGCAAAATTCAACGTCCCTTATACAAGAGTCGAGCGTTTTGGGGAAACGTACCTGCAGTTCGCGGATCAGGACGGTCTGCAGCTGGAGCTGGTTGAGCGCGAAGGCGGGCAGCCCAGCAAGTGGTCGTTCGGCGGCATTCCTGCGGAGAACGCGATCAAAGGATTCGGCGGGGCCATTCTGTACAGCGTCCATCCGGCCAAGACGATGGAAGTGCTGCAAACTGTGATGGGATTGGAAAAAATAGGCGAAGAGGGCGGCCTTGTGCGCTTCCGGGCGACAGGCGATTTGGGCAACATCATCGACGTCAATGCCGAGCCCATGCCGCGCGGGGCAGGAGGAGCCGGGACCGTTCACCATATTGCCTGGAGGGCGAAAGACGACCAGGATCATCGCAAATGGAGAGAGCACGTGCAGGCGAACGGGCTTCAGCCGACCGACATCGTGGACCGGCAATATTTCAACGCCGTCTACTTCCGCGAATACGGAGAAATTCTGTTTGAGATCGCGACCGATCCTCCGGGTTTCGAGAAAGACGAGCCGTTCGAGACACTGGGCGAAAAGCTGATGCTCCCGGAATGGTATGAGCCGTACCGCCAGCAAATCGAGCAGGGCCTGATGCCGATCGAGGTACGTGTCCTCAAGGGGGACGAGTGA
- a CDS encoding 2Fe-2S iron-sulfur cluster-binding protein, whose amino-acid sequence MNTREITVTVNGKQVTETVETRILLADFIRDQLNLTGTHLGCEHGVCGACTVLVDGKAARSCLMLAVQADGCTIETVESLASEDGSLHPLQQAFSDNHALQCGFCTPGFLMTLVDFLNENPSPSETEIREAISGNLCRCTGYANIVKAVEQASRTLAGQGE is encoded by the coding sequence ATGAATACGAGGGAAATAACCGTTACGGTAAACGGCAAACAGGTGACGGAGACAGTCGAAACACGCATCCTGCTGGCTGATTTTATTCGCGACCAGTTGAATCTGACCGGTACGCACCTCGGCTGCGAGCACGGCGTCTGCGGGGCGTGTACGGTTCTGGTGGACGGAAAGGCCGCTCGCTCTTGTCTAATGCTCGCCGTTCAAGCGGACGGCTGCACCATTGAAACGGTCGAATCGCTGGCAAGCGAGGACGGCAGCCTGCATCCGCTTCAGCAAGCGTTTTCCGACAATCACGCTCTGCAATGCGGCTTTTGCACCCCCGGATTCCTGATGACGCTGGTCGATTTCCTGAATGAAAATCCGAGCCCGTCCGAAACCGAAATCCGCGAAGCCATTTCCGGAAACCTGTGCCGTTGCACGGGGTACGCCAACATCGTCAAAGCGGTCGAGCAGGCTTCCAGGACGCTTGCCGGACAAGGAGAGTGA
- a CDS encoding xanthine dehydrogenase family protein molybdopterin-binding subunit, whose product MATLMGQSLRRKEDYRMVTGTGKFVADIKVTGMVEATFVRSTHAHAKIKHIDVEAAKAMDGVYAVYTGADLIGKVKPLTQIESHCRLPKHIEDQIQPIMLHNEEPVLAQGKVMYVGQSVAVVVAKNRYVAEDAAALIKVEYEPLPAVVDPFKALEEGAPLVQDHLESNLQSYFHLPVGDYEEVRKKADHVLKGRFTSPRVSSNPIETRGVVATYDSRSDHLHIWSSTQMPFEVRHYVAKILGLIEQNIRVTAPDVGGGFGPKGGLYTEEVMLAYLARELNLPIRWIEDRVESMSAARHSRDQIHDIEVAFTNDGTILGLRDEFVLDVGAINYFALTCAYNSAAHFRGAYKIPVFDLTCRIALTHKTPNVPYRGAGRPEVVLAMDRMVDMVARHLGMDPAEVMLKNIIPAEEMPYSQGMYYKDGGELIYDSGDYPEALRMALDMARYEEIRAKQEEWRKEGRYVGIGVSSNVEGTGVGPFEGAKAAIDASGQVMIHTGSSPQGQSHETVFGQVAGDVLGVGLEKVTVKCGDTSLLGFGAGTYASRSAVNAGSATHLAAEKLRAKVLEVAGNVLGVAPDVLTMKDGVVYAANDPDKKLTFAEVYEASLPGMRCKVPDGMEPGLEATHYFVPPTVTYSSSVHVAVVEVDVETCFVKLKDYCIVHDSGRVINPMIVEGQVQGGFAQGVGTALYEEVVYNDNGQLLTGTYMDYLMPTAMEVPKAVQGEQEYYSTRNPIGVKGVGESGAISSPAAIANAVVDALAPFGIKIDRLPVSPNRVFQLLQESQNT is encoded by the coding sequence ATGGCAACTCTAATGGGACAAAGCTTGAGACGGAAAGAAGATTATCGTATGGTGACCGGGACGGGTAAATTCGTGGCGGACATCAAGGTGACGGGCATGGTTGAAGCGACATTCGTCCGCAGCACGCACGCCCATGCCAAGATCAAACACATCGATGTGGAAGCGGCCAAAGCCATGGATGGCGTATACGCCGTCTACACCGGGGCCGATCTGATCGGCAAGGTCAAGCCGCTCACGCAGATCGAGTCGCATTGCCGACTTCCAAAGCACATCGAGGATCAGATCCAGCCGATCATGCTCCACAACGAGGAGCCTGTGCTCGCCCAGGGAAAGGTCATGTACGTGGGCCAGAGCGTAGCGGTCGTGGTAGCGAAAAACCGCTACGTCGCGGAGGATGCGGCAGCGCTGATCAAGGTCGAATACGAACCGCTGCCGGCCGTTGTCGACCCGTTCAAAGCGCTGGAAGAGGGAGCTCCGCTGGTCCAGGACCATCTGGAGAGCAACCTGCAATCGTACTTCCACTTGCCGGTCGGAGACTATGAGGAAGTCCGGAAAAAGGCGGACCATGTGCTGAAAGGACGGTTTACGTCCCCGAGGGTATCCTCCAATCCCATCGAAACCCGTGGCGTGGTGGCGACCTACGATAGCCGAAGCGATCATTTGCATATCTGGTCCTCCACGCAAATGCCGTTCGAGGTGCGGCATTACGTGGCGAAAATTCTGGGCCTGATCGAACAGAACATTCGCGTGACGGCGCCGGACGTGGGCGGCGGTTTCGGTCCAAAGGGCGGCCTTTACACAGAAGAAGTCATGCTGGCTTATCTGGCCCGAGAGCTGAACCTTCCCATCCGGTGGATCGAAGACCGGGTGGAAAGCATGAGTGCGGCTCGCCATTCCCGCGACCAAATCCACGACATCGAAGTCGCCTTTACGAACGACGGCACAATCCTTGGGCTACGGGACGAATTCGTTCTCGACGTAGGGGCGATCAACTACTTCGCCCTTACCTGCGCGTACAACAGCGCGGCGCATTTCCGCGGGGCGTACAAAATTCCGGTGTTCGACCTCACCTGCCGCATCGCACTGACGCACAAGACTCCCAACGTTCCGTACCGTGGTGCGGGCAGGCCGGAAGTCGTCCTGGCGATGGACCGGATGGTCGACATGGTCGCCCGCCACCTGGGCATGGATCCGGCCGAAGTCATGCTGAAAAACATCATCCCTGCGGAAGAAATGCCGTACAGCCAGGGCATGTACTACAAGGATGGCGGCGAGCTCATCTACGATAGCGGCGACTATCCGGAAGCGCTGCGGATGGCGTTGGACATGGCCCGCTATGAGGAAATTCGGGCCAAGCAGGAAGAGTGGAGAAAGGAAGGCAGATACGTCGGAATCGGGGTTTCCTCCAATGTGGAAGGGACCGGCGTAGGCCCGTTTGAAGGAGCGAAGGCGGCCATCGACGCCTCGGGCCAAGTGATGATCCACACAGGCTCGTCTCCGCAAGGTCAAAGCCACGAGACGGTCTTCGGACAAGTCGCCGGGGATGTGCTGGGTGTCGGCCTGGAGAAAGTGACGGTCAAATGCGGAGATACGTCGCTCCTGGGCTTCGGGGCAGGGACGTATGCCAGCCGAAGCGCCGTAAACGCGGGCTCCGCGACCCATCTGGCGGCCGAGAAGCTGCGGGCTAAGGTGCTGGAAGTAGCAGGAAATGTCCTCGGCGTAGCCCCGGATGTATTGACAATGAAAGACGGCGTCGTGTACGCGGCAAACGATCCGGACAAAAAGCTGACCTTTGCGGAGGTGTACGAGGCTTCGCTCCCCGGCATGCGCTGCAAGGTGCCGGATGGCATGGAGCCGGGACTGGAGGCTACGCACTACTTCGTGCCGCCGACCGTTACGTACTCCTCGTCGGTTCACGTCGCCGTAGTGGAAGTGGATGTCGAGACGTGCTTCGTGAAGCTGAAAGACTACTGCATCGTGCACGACAGCGGCCGCGTGATCAACCCGATGATCGTCGAAGGCCAGGTCCAAGGCGGTTTTGCACAAGGGGTCGGGACGGCCCTGTACGAGGAGGTCGTCTACAACGACAACGGTCAGCTGCTGACGGGCACGTACATGGATTACTTGATGCCGACCGCGATGGAAGTGCCGAAAGCGGTGCAAGGGGAGCAGGAGTACTACTCCACGCGCAATCCGATCGGCGTCAAAGGGGTGGGGGAGAGCGGCGCGATCTCGTCGCCTGCCGCGATCGCCAATGCGGTCGTAGATGCCCTCGCTCCGTTCGGGATCAAGATCGACCGTCTGCCGGTCAGTCCGAACCGAGTCTTCCAACTGCTGCAAGAGAGCCAAAACACTTAG